The following DNA comes from Nicotiana sylvestris chromosome 10, ASM39365v2, whole genome shotgun sequence.
tttaagttttcttttatGTGATGTACTTAGGAGTAGCCACGACATCTTGAGTACTTGATATAAAAGAAATTAAGTTGTTTAATCACATAAAGTTTAGTGATTAAAATTATAATGATATCTACTTAGTCCAATTATCTCACTAAAATGGTAACTCAGCCCTACAGGGAGGTAACCATTTTGGTAAGATTAATTGGAAGAGATAGTAAACCTTTAAGTTAAAAATAATCTTATGCCCACAGGTACAGATTAATTTAAGTATATTTTGGTTTAATGGTCTAATAAAGTAAAGTAAATTATATGCATGAGTTGCAGCCTCTGAACACAGGAAGGTCTAGAATTTACTTAGAATCAGTATTTTACGCGATTCACCCTTGATGGATTGTACTTCATAGCTTATGTATGTTTATCCTTGTTTTgcagtatttatagtttttcctACCGCTATTTTTAATCAGAATGCTCGAATTCTAATGCTTTCTGGTGACAATTATACTGAATGGAAGGAGAAAATCCTTCTCACTTTAGGGTGCTCGGATCTAGACCTGGCACTCCGTGTGGATGAACCACATATTCCCATGGAATCAAGTACGCTAGCTGCTAAGGCTATTTATGAGCGATGGGAGCGATCTAATCGCTTAAGTTTAATACTCATAAAAGCTCACATAAGCCAAATCATTAGGGGTTCTATCCCTAATAGCGATAAGGTCAAAGCTTACATGAAGGCAATTGATGAACAATTTGTAAGCTCTGACAAGGCATTGGCTAGCACCCTTATGAAGAGGCTCTCAAGTATGACTTTCGACAGAAGTCGTACAGTGCGTGAGCACATTATGGAGATGAGAGACATTGCTGCTAAACTCAAGTCCCTTGAGGTTGATATGCCTGAACCATTTCTTGTGCATTTCATTCTCAACTCACTTCCTGCGGAATATGGTCCGTTCAAGATTTTTTACGACACACATAAGGATAAATGGTCAATCAATGAACTTTTGACCATGTGTGTTCAAGAAGAAGAGAAGTTGAAGCATGAGACACCAGAAAGTGTTAATATGGTGACTCATGGTAAGAGAAATGCAAAGAAGGCAAAAGTGTTCCCATGAAGAAGAAAAGCACATTTCACAAAGATGTTTGTCGTTTCTGTAAGAAGAAGGGACACTGAAAAAAGGATTGTCTGAAATACAAGAAATGACTTGAGAAGAAAGTAattttacctttgtatgttatGAATCTAATTTCACTGAAGTTTCTGATAATacatggtggattgattctgttGCTACAATTCACATTGCCAAAATCATGCAACTTTTTCTAACTCAGAGGAAGCCGATAGGAAGTGAACAATACGTCTATTCTGGCAATAGGACGCGTTCACATATGGAAGGCGTGGGGACTTATAGGCTCATTTTGAAGGATGTTTTCACTTAGATTTAGAAAATACTTTTTATGTTCCAGAATATTCTAGAAATTTATTTCTCTTTCAAGACTATCAATTAGTGTATATGATTTGATTTTCATTATCCTTCTGTGAAACTTTTGAAAGATAATAAAGTTAttggttttggaaatttgaatggaaATTTATATAAACTTGAGCTAGACCCCACATTTGAATGCAATGTTTTAACTTTGCATGATAAAGAAATTGGCACTAAGCGATGTATTATCAATGAGAACTCATCAAGTCTTTGGCACAAGAGATTGAGACACATCTCTATTGATAGAGTCAAAAGGTTGGTTAATGATGGAGTTCTAAAAGCTCTTGATTTTTCTGACTTTGAGACTTGTGTGGACTGCATAAAGGGTAAGCAGACCAACAAATCAACTTAAGGTGCCAAAAGGAGTTCTCAATTACTTGAGATCATACATACAGACATATGTGGGCCTTTTCCTACCCCTTGCTTGAATGGTGAGAGATATTTTATCTCGTTTATTGATGACTATTCAAGATATATGTATCTCTATTTTCTATTTAATAAATCAGAAGCACTTGATGCTTTTAAAGTTTACAAAATAGAAGTAGAGAAACAAACGGGTGCTCATATCAAAATTATAAGATCTGATAGGGGTGGAGAATATTATGGTAGGTACACAGATAAGGGACAAGTTAAGGGTCCATTTGTTGAGTTCCTTGAAACTGAAGGTATAATTGCTCATTATACCATgccaggaacaccacaacaaaatggcgTGGCAAAAAGAAGGAACCGGACATTAATGGACATGGTAAGAAGCATGATTAGCAGATCAAATTTACCTTTATCCTTATGGAGTGAAGCCTTAAAACTGCTGTGTATATTTTAAATAGGGTTCCATCCAAGGCTGTCTCCAAGATACCTTTCGAGTTATGGAAAGGATGGAAACCTAGTTTAAATCATTTATACGTTTGGGGATGTCCAACTGAAGTGAGGGTTTATAACCCATAACTAAAGAAGTTGGATGAAAGAACAATAAACGGTTATTTTATAGGCTATGCAGTTTAACTCTAAGGGATTTAGGTTTTATTGTCCTTCTCATTCTCCTAAAATTGTTGAGGCTAGAAATGCTAAATTTCTTGAGGAACATGAAGAAAGTGGGAGTGGTTTGACTCAAAGGGTGGAATTGGAAGAAATAATAGAACCACTTGTGGTACCTTTATGTATTGGAAACTTGAATGTTGCTTAGAAAAATTCTCATGAATTATCTGAACAACAACAAGTTCAAGATCCACCACTACTTAAGGAGCCATGTGAAGATCAACTCGCTTTACCTGAACCCGCTGAAGAAGTGCCTGAACCAGTGGGAGTAAGAAAATCCTCAAGAGTTCAAAAATCAGCAATTTCTAGTGACTATATTGTGTATCTCCAAGAGTCTGATTATGATATTGGACTAAAAGATGATCCATGCTCGTTTTCATAAGCCATGAGTGGAGAAAACTCCACACTTTGGTATGATACCATGAAAGAAGAGTTAAAATCTATGGCTAAAATAAAGTCTGAGATCTCGTCGAATTACCAAAGGGATCCTCTACCATAGGTTCCAAGTGGGTCTTTAAAACTAAAAGAGACTCATATAGTAATATCGAACGATATAAATCCAGACTTGTAGCCAAGGGTTTTACTCAAAGGGAAGGCATTGATTACCATGAAACCTTCTCTCCAGTATCAAAGAAGGATTCATTGAGAATAATTATGGCATTAGTAACTCATTTTGATTTAGagttacatcaaatggatgtgaaaacagcTTTCCTGAATGGAGATATTGAAGAGGAGGTATACATGTGTCAGCCTGAAGGATTTTGTGATAAGGACAAAAGTCACCTTGTTTGCAAGTTGAATAaatccatttatggactaaaacaggcTTCTCGCCAATGGTATATTAAATTTCATAATGTTGTTTCTTCATTTGGATTTACGGAGAACATCATTGATCAGTGTATATACCTTAAGATAAGTgggagaaaatatatttttctagtcCTATATGTGGATAATAATTTGCTTGCAAGTAGTGACTTGGGATTGTTGCACGAGACTAAACAGTTTCTTATCCAGAATTTTGAGATGAAGGATATGGGTGAAGCCTCTTATGTCATTGGCATAGAGATTCATAGAGGCAGATCCCAAAGATTACTTGGACTGTCTTAAAAGGCCTACATTGAAAGAATTCTAGAAAGATTTGGGATGAAGAACTGTTCACCTATAGCAACACCCATAATTAAAGGTGACAAATTCTCGTTGAATCAATGTCCACAAAATGCATTGGAAAATGAGCAAATGAAAGACATTCCCTATGCTTCACTTGTTGGGACCTTATGTATGCACAGGtttgtactagacctgatattgcttttGCGGTAGGAATGCTTAGCAGATATCAAAGTGACCCTGGTCTTGACCATTAGAAAGCTGGTAAAAGGGTCTTGCGATTTTTGCAAGAAACCAAGGATTTTAAGCTCACATACAAATACTTTGACTCATTGAAGGTGATTGAATATTCAGACTCTGATTTGGGTGGATGCAAAGATACTGGTAAATCCACTTCAGGATACATTTTCCTTCTTACTGGAGGTGCTGTGTCTTGGAAAAGTGTCAAGCAGACCATTGTTGCAACATCCACAATGGAATCTGAATTTATAGCATGTTATGAAGCTACATCACATGAGTTATGGTTGAAAAACTTTATTTCCGGCCTTACGGTTGTCGATTCCATTTCAAGGCCATTAAGAATCTTCTGTGACAATTCAGCTGCAGTATTCTTTTCTAACAATAATAAAAGTGGCAGCTGAAGCAAGCACATCGACATAAAGTACTTGATGGTTAGAGACTATATGAAGAAGCAAGATGTGAGTTTTGAGTATATTAGTACTACTTTGATGATTGTTGATCCTATGACTAAAGGTCTGCCGGCTAATATTTTCAAGGATCATGTAACCCATATGAGTCGTGGTAGCTCAATTTAGCCTTGCTTTGTTCTCTAACAGTTTGTCTAGACATTATGTTTATTTTGATATACATGACATTGCAcacttgattttttatttattatttcgtGATCATTGGATCAATAAAGTTGGACTCGGAATGACTTATATTAAGTTCATTCATAAATTTGTTGACACTTTGTTAGAATGTATTGTGCATTGTAATACATGGAAGGAAGTGTTTGTTTAAGAGCATGACCGCCATGATTCATGTAATAATATGTTCTAGCTAAAGTGATTGTTGCAGAACTTTTAGTTGAGTGATAAAGTCTATGGCCATACTATATTTTTATCTCTCATAAaggattatctgattttaaatatgtGGGACAAGTGGGAGAATGTAAAAAATTCACCGTCTCTTTCTAGACATTTCTAGTGTGACCCACATATAaggtaataaattatttaccttgtctctcaaaggaaataatatatcagataatattctgtagttatgcatatatggTAGTTTCTTTGATGGAAAGAAATTATCATATATTAGGAGTCCCTAGGGTAATTATAATTTATGGAGAAGGCCCTAGGGCTAAAGTATTTGCCTAAGAGTCCCTAGCCTACCTATAAATACGCCTATGACTTCATCAATCTGGAATCCTATGATAGGCACAGGCTAGAAGACTCCTTAGGTTTTCTCTCAAGGTTCTTCCAAGGAATTCCTCTCATCAATTGAACAAGCATGGCTGAACTTGTTTAATTTCCGCTGTGCTGGCTCTGTATATGTattcaaatttcaaaaaaagttCAACCAAATGTCTTGGTGTACGACAAATATTTGCCCAATGCCCTTTTTTCACCGCAACGATAACATTCAGTTTATGAACCCTTTGCTTTTGGCTTCTCATATTTCCCTTTTCACTTTTGGTGGTTATTTTTCTTTGGGGGATGATTAACaccaaatttctttttcattgtcCACGACCACGAACAGGGCCATGACCTTTTCCACACTTAGCATAATGGGAATACACCTCATTTACTTCGGGAAATGATGTAGACCCGGTGGGTCGATTATCGTAATTTGTCATTGAGCAACTCATTGTTTCGCTTAGCCACAGGGAGAATTGAAATCAACTGAGAGTACTTCTTGAAACCTTTCTCTCGATACTGCTGTTGCAGgaccatattggaggcatgaaacgTTCTGAAcattttttcaagcatatcatagtcACAAATATTATCTCCACAAAGCTTTTATTTAGAGGTAATTCTGAACATTGCCAAATTGTATTCAGAAACAAACTTAAAGTCTTGGAACCTCAGATGAGCtcaatcatatcgtgcttgtggaagtGTAACCAACTTTAAATTTCATATTGAATAGCCATCATTATTAAGAACAACCGAGACCCAATGAGAATTTGTGCTTAGCTTCTGGTCTTTGACATCAAAATTTAAGGTTGTAATAACGAAAGGAACATGTGAGAATTTGGTCTTAGCTAGTGGAGCAAGAAAGATATAGATCTATATTCAATACACAATCAAAGGATTTCTCCTCGAAAAAAGAGAGAATTCCCCTCGCTTTCTTTTCGCTCCTCTCGTGCGTGGCAATCTTTGCTCGCGGAGCGGCATACCGAAAAAAAGAAGCGACTATCTTACTTAAgcaattctttttatttttattctctcTTAGTTGTAGTTCCtatcttttttttaaatcattccacaaaacaagtggatctttgactgtgaggtattctattttcaacccttcatcaaagtGATAAtgcaagaaaatcaaggccttagcaTAGTCTTGGGTAGATGCTTTATTTTAtctttaatggcgtctccaagacccatttcatctaaatggatttcagcatccaacACTCATGacatatagttcttgcccgaaatttcaagggTAAGAACTTTCGTTTCATAATATCAATCATAGTTAAAAGAGGAGAAAAGTTATACCTTAGTCTTCTCGAAGAGCTTCTTGAGACAGTAGAGTactagagtctcgtgctgataaagtgaaataaaacaataaaagaaagaagaatattgcaaagaaaggaaagagagaatTATATTGATTTTGAGATGAGATTACAATGGGATaaaacccctctatttatagggaaaaaaaTAACTTAGATACAAAGTAACAAACTCTCTAAAAGATAGACATTCACCTAGAatacaattctatttataacacaaCCTACTTATTCTCTCTCCTCGTAGTCCTAGCTCTACCTCTTTTTGTCGCTCCCTCTATCTCTCTCCCCCGTATTCTTCTTGTAACTCTCCTCCCTCTCATGGTTTAGGGAGCCTACGCAAAATTGTTATTCTTTTCCTAACGAGAAAAATAACTTTGCTTATTATTTTCTATCTCTCCCCTCTCTCCTTTTATTTTATTCATAGTATCAATGTATCTGCAACGTATATATTTGTGTATATCCACAATAAATTATGTGTTATACACTGAAATGTATAAAAATtaatttttgatatatatattttgatataaacaaataagaaaaataaagttgtaatatatatttcggtatacacattatttgatgtgatatacaaataatgtaattatttttaTGTTATATACTTGGATATAAAGACAACAATAAATTATAGACAACAATATTTATAATTTCATATCTTTGATATAGGAAGAAGGAAATACAAATTTGATATACATTGTGatatacacaaaaaaaaaaaaaagttgtgaTAAAAATTTTGATAtatacattattattattattattattattattattattattattattattattattattattattattattattattattattattattattattattattgtgaaTTGTGATACACAATTATCAGCTACCTAATGCCAATAGataaaaaatggattaaattctAGCCTATTAGTAGGCGAAGTTGATACGCAGAGCTAAATTACCCAAAAAAGGCTTTGTATTAGTCAACATTATTCGTGTATTAGTCAACATATAGCATAATCCGAACATGCAACATTTCTACATGGAAGGATCAATCAGTGATATGTATTAAAAAAGAACAACTAACCTAAATAGTTGCACATCCAAAGCCTTATACTAAAAATAGCTGatgaatatataattttatataaaaatatattatgtaTATAATAAGTATTATATTTTATGTATATCGGTGAAAAAAGATAAACAGTAAATCAAGCAGGATATTTGTGTAATGTACCTGGGCGCTTTGACTATCAGACCCTATGGACCAAAGTTTGGGCCTTCTTCTAAGTGATAGCCCGGTTGGGGCCCACTACTCATAGGGAgaagtgcacggttagccactaataacatatgtatttacttttaagctaTTGTTTAAAATATCTTTAatctttagccactgct
Coding sequences within:
- the LOC138879989 gene encoding secreted RxLR effector protein 161-like, which encodes MYAQKAGKRVLRFLQETKDFKLTYKYFDSLKVIEYSDSDLGGCKDTGKSTSGYIFLLTGGAVSWKSVKQTIVATSTMESEFIACYEATSHELWLKNFISGLTVVDSISRPLRIFCDNSAAVFFSNNNKSGS